In one window of Melospiza melodia melodia isolate bMelMel2 chromosome 21, bMelMel2.pri, whole genome shotgun sequence DNA:
- the WSB1 gene encoding WD repeat and SOCS box-containing protein 1 — MASFPPSVNEKLIARSRTVGELLAPTSPFDKKCGRENWTVAFAPDGSYLAWSQGHRIVKLVPWAQCLNNFLLHGTKNGANAAGTRLPRQSSEGSQKNKPCEHVIDCGDIVWSLAFGSSVPEKQSRCVNIEWHRFKFGQDQLLLATGLNNGRIKIWDVYTGKLLLNLMDHTEVVRDLTFAPDGSLILVSASRDKTLRVWDLKDDGNMMKVLRGHPNWVYGCAFSPDSSILCSVGASKAVFLWDMDKYSMLRKLEGHHNDVVACEFSPDGALLATASYDTRVYLWDPHIGVILREFGHLFPPPTPIFAGGANDRWVRSVCFSHDGLHVASLADDKMVRFWRIDEEYPVQVAPLNNGLCCTFSTDGSVLAAGTQDGSLYFWATPSQVSSLQHLCRMAIRRVMPTSQVKNLPIPGKVVEFLCYQI, encoded by the exons ATGGCCAGCTTTCCTCCGAGTGTCAACGAGAAGCTCATCG CTCGGTCGCGCACGGTAGGAGAGCTCCTGGCCCCCACGTCTCCCTTCGACAAGAAGTGCGGCAGGGAGAACTGGACGGTCGCGTTCGCTCCCGATGGCTCGTACCTGGCGTGGTCACAGGGACATCGCATAGTGAAGCTGGTCCCCTGGGCACAGTGCCTCAACAACTT CCTGCTGCACGGCACCAAGAATGGCGCGAACGCGGCCGGCACGCGGCTGCCGCGGCAGAGCAGCGAGGGCAGCCAGAAGAACAAGCCCTGTGAGCACGTCATCGACTGCGGGGACATCGTGTGGAGCCTGGCCTTCGGCTCCTCGGTGCCCGAGAAGCAGAGCCGCTGCGTCAACATCGAGTGGCACCGCTTCAAGTTCGGGCAGGACCAGCTGCTCCTCGCCACCGGCCTCAACAACGGCCGCATCAAGATCTGGGATGTGTACACGG GAAAACTCCTCCTTAACCTGATGGACCACACAGAAGTTGTCAGAGATTTAACCTTTGCCCCTGATGGCAGCCTGATTCTTGTGTCTGCGTCCAGAGACAAAACCCTGCGAGTGTGGGACCTGAAAGATGATG GAAACATGATGAAGGTGCTGAGAGGCCATCCGAACTGGGTGTATGGCTGTGCATTCTCTCCAGACTCCTCCATCCTCTGTTCTGTTGGAGCTAGTAAAGCA GTTTTCCTGTGGGATATGGATAAATACTCCATGCTACGGAAACTTGAAGGCCATCACAATGATGTTGTAGCTTGTGAGTTCTCTCCTGATGGAGCGTTACTGGCTACTGCATCTTACGATACTCGAGTCTATCTCTGGGATCCACATATTGGAGTGATCCTTAGGGAGTTTGG GCACCTGTTCCCCCCGCCCACGCCGATCTTCGCGGGCGGCGCCAACGACCGCTGGGTGCGCTCGGTGTGCTTCAGCCACGACGGGCTGCACGTGGCCAGCCTGGCCGATGACAA AATGGTGAGGTTCTGGAGAATTGATGAAGAATACCCTGTACAAGTTGCACCTCTGAACAATGGACTCTGCTGTACTTTCTCTACTGATGGCAGTGTTCTGGCTGCAGG GACCCAGGATGGCAGCCTGTACTTCTGGGCAACCCCGAGCCAGGTGTCCAGCCTGCAGCACCTGTGTCGCATGGCCATCCGCAGGGTGATGCCCACCAGCCAGGTCAAGAACTTGCCTATCCCGGGCAAAGTGGTGGAGTTCCTTTGTTACCAGATCTGA